The DNA window AAATCTCCGCAGGTGCCCGCCCGGAACCGGGAAAGAGGGTCTTTCTGGTTGCGACCCGCCGCCACCCCGGCCATATCATCCCGCCCGTGCTTTCAAAGGTTTACTCCGCCGCCGTCCAAGGCATCGAGGCATTTCCGGTCGAAGTCGAGGTCAACGCAGGCTGGGGCGAGACCGTCATCGTCATCGTCGGCTTGCCGGACGTGGCAGTGAAGGAGTCCCGCGACCGCGTCACCACGGCGCTCACCAACTCCGGTTTCAAGTTCCCGATGGGCCGCACGACCATCAACCTCGCGCCCGCCGACGTGAAGAAAGAGGGTCCGAGCTTCGACCTGCCCATCGCCATCGGCATGCTCGCCGCCAGCGAGCAAATCGAGACCGATCAGCTCGACAACTTCGTCCTTGTCGGCGAGCTCGCCCTCACGGGCGCCGTCCGTCGCGTCAAGGGCGTCCTGCCCATCGCACTCCGCGCGAAGGCCGACGGCAGGGCTGGCATCATCGTCCACAAGGACAACGCCGCCGAAGCCGCCGTCGTCGAGGGCTTGCAAGTCATCGCCGTCGAGAACCTGCGCGAAGCCACCGGATTCCTCGAAGGCTCCGTCAAGCTCGCGCCCACCCGCGTGGACCTCGCGCGATTGTTCGACCAGCCGGCCGAGGACGACCTGGACTTCGCCGAGGTGAAGGGGCAGGAATCCGTCAAGCGCGCGCTCGAGATCGCCGCGGCCGGTGGCCACAACGCCCTGCTCATCGGCCCGCCCGGCACGGGCAAATCCATGCTCGCGAAACGGCTGCCGACCATCCTCCCGCCGCTCACCCTCGCCGAGGCACTCGAGACCACGAAGATCCACTCCATCGTCGGCGCGCTCGCGCCGGGCCGGGCGCTCGTCACGCGCCGGCCGTTCCGGGCGCCGCACCACACCGCCAGCGACGCCGGCTTGCTCGGCGGCAGCATCAACCCGACGCCCGGCGAAATCTCGCTCGCGCACAACGGCGTGCTCTTCCTCGACGAACTGCCCGAGTTCAAGCGAACCGTGCTCGAGACGATGCGCCAGCCGCTCGAGGACGGCAAAGTCACCATCTCCCGCGCCGCGGGCACGATGACATTCCCGTCGCAGTTCATGCTCCTCGCGGCGATGAATCCCACGCCCGACGGCAAGATGCCGCACGAGTCGAAGAGTTCGCCGCGCGAAATCCAAAACTACCTCGGGCGCATCAGCGGGCCGTTGCTCGACCGCGTGGACCTTCACGTCGAGGTGCCGCAGGTGAAGTTCCGCGAGATGCAGGCCGCGCGCCCCGGCGAGCATTCGGCGGCCATCCGCGAGCGGGTCATCGCCGCGCGGCGGATCCAGCAGGAGCGCTTCACCGACAAGCCGAGCATCACGTGCAACGCCCGGATGGGCACGCGGGAGCTGAAGGCCTTTTGCGCGCTCGACGACGCCGCGAACGAGCTGCTCAAGTTCGCGATGGCCGACATGAACCTGAGCGCGCGCGCCTACGACCGCATCCTCAAGGTCGGCCGCAGCATCGCCGACCTCGCAGGCTCCGGGCGCATCACCAGCGAGCACGTGAGCGAGGCCATCCAATACCGGACGCTCGACCGGCAGTTGTGGGGATGAACCCGGGACCGACGGCCGGAATCGAGGCGTTCCCGCGTGCCCACCCCGGCGCGGCGCGAGCGCCCGGCGGCCTGCCGCATTCGTCTCCGCCCCGGTTCCGACCGCGCAGGAGCCGGTGGCTTCTTGCTGCGCTTTGCGCCTGCGTCGCAACGGGATCACGCGCCGAGGAAACACAACTTCGAACCGGCCTCACACTGCGATTCCCGTTGACGGAATCCGTGAGCCTTTTCAGCTACGCGGAACTCGGGATTTCCGACCGCACGGTGAACCCAAGCCGCTACCTGCTCCGTCAGGGCGTGACATGGCAGGCCCGGACCAATCTCTCATTGC is part of the Verrucomicrobiota bacterium genome and encodes:
- a CDS encoding YifB family Mg chelatase-like AAA ATPase, whose protein sequence is MLSKVYSAAVQGIEAFPVEVEVNAGWGETVIVIVGLPDVAVKESRDRVTTALTNSGFKFPMGRTTINLAPADVKKEGPSFDLPIAIGMLAASEQIETDQLDNFVLVGELALTGAVRRVKGVLPIALRAKADGRAGIIVHKDNAAEAAVVEGLQVIAVENLREATGFLEGSVKLAPTRVDLARLFDQPAEDDLDFAEVKGQESVKRALEIAAAGGHNALLIGPPGTGKSMLAKRLPTILPPLTLAEALETTKIHSIVGALAPGRALVTRRPFRAPHHTASDAGLLGGSINPTPGEISLAHNGVLFLDELPEFKRTVLETMRQPLEDGKVTISRAAGTMTFPSQFMLLAAMNPTPDGKMPHESKSSPREIQNYLGRISGPLLDRVDLHVEVPQVKFREMQAARPGEHSAAIRERVIAARRIQQERFTDKPSITCNARMGTRELKAFCALDDAANELLKFAMADMNLSARAYDRILKVGRSIADLAGSGRITSEHVSEAIQYRTLDRQLWG